GGATGGAATTGAGCTGATAGCGCTCGATGATCTTTTCCATGCACATTTGGATCCAGGCCGGAACACCCACAACAAAGCCAATATCCCAGTTGGGGGCTTCCTCAACAATAGCCTCAATTTTGCTGTTCCAGTCCTTGGTGCGGGCTATCTTTTTTCCGGGTTTATAGAACGGGCTAAACCAGAAGGGCACTTTTTTAGCAGTAATGCCGCTCAGGTCGCCGGCGTAATAACCAGGACCTTTCTGCAGGTCGGTGCTACCGCCCAGCATTAACCAGCCTTTGCCAATACTTTTTACCGGAATATCGTGATAGGTGCGTAAGGACAGCAGTTGTTTGATCATAACGATGCGGTTACCGCGCATCAGATCATTGGTGATGGGTATATATTTACTTGCAGCCTCGGAGGTTCCGGAGCTGAGGGCAAAATATTTGATCTTTCCAGGCCAGCAAATGTCCCTTTTTCCCTCGAGCGTTTTATGCCACCACTCCCCATAAATTTTGTTGTAATCATAGGTAGGGACCAGTTGCTGGAATTTTTTCCCGGCATGTTTACTCAACAGGATCTCATCGAACCGGTATTTTTGACCGAATTCGGTAAACCGGGCTTTTTTCAGCAATTTCTTTAACACCCTGATCTGCTGCCGTCTGGGACTTTTAGCAGGTAATCGCAACGCTCGGGCAACCGACCGGGGTAAAGAGATATCAATTAGGGCCATTAATTAACTGCCCGTTTGGTCGGGCATTAAACCAAAATTAAAGGTTTTTAGCCTGATATATTGAACATTTTGCAAAGATTACGGTTCGCTGCATGGGTTAAAAGAAAAAAACCCGCCTGTTAGTCGGGTTTTTGAAATTTTGGTTATTAACGAAAAATCTATCTCTACTTTATCTACTTATTAACAATAAATTTATATGTCTGTAGCGAGGACTTACTCATAAAGGATAAAAAATATACTCCATTATTTAAAGAAGAGACATCAACTGTAATCTTATTGGGCGTAGTTTTTAGGGTTTTCGTTCGAATTTTTCTTCCCAAATTATCTGTAACAAATATTTGATTGATCATTATATTCTCTTTTAGCAGCACATTTAATTCGGTCCTGGCTGGGTTAGGGAATAAGACCACCTTATTATAAAAAGTAGAATCTATGGGACGATTATTTACGTTCTGGTTTGTCGCTACTCTTAATGGTTCTCCATCCTTGCACCTTCCTATTGAAGCTCTAATTATTCCATTAGTTCCAACTGAGCCATGAAACCCTGGTTTAAGAAATATATTATTATTACTTACGATCCTATACATTCCATTAGAAATATGGATATTGGATACAACAGTGGTTGAATAATAAGAACCCATAGTAGCTGCCCAATAAGGCCCAGAAGGAGGATTAGCAAAATCCCAATCTATATCAAAACCTATGGTTACATTTCTATCATTACATAGATTATCAGTAGACTGAGTTGTACCCTCTTGAATAGATACGCTATAAATCAGTAGGTAGCTATTGTTTACAGCTGGATTATTGGGTATAGGTGGATTGGGGTCTAATGTGTTTCTGCACCTTACTTTAACTTTTGACAAATTTACATTCGTTGTTATATAATTTGCCTGATAAGTTGTAGGGCTGTAAGAGGTAGGTGTAAATGAAAGAACAACAGTTCCATTATTTTTTTGAAAATCGAACTGATCGGGAGAACAACCATTCGTATTTTGTGTTGAATATTGCGAACCTAGGATCACTTCTCCGCCCGCAATAACATTAGTTCCATTATTATCTTTCAACCCTGAAACGGTTACACTAATTAAATAGTTCCGATTGGGTTTAAATATATATTCAAACTCAAACCCTTCATCAACATCCACTTTAACCCCATTAACTTCCGATTTGGTTCCAGTTAATTTTACCACTTGGTTAACCGTAGGAGTACCCGAATTATCCCACGTATAATTCATTAACTTAGGAGCCCCATACATTGTTTGAATTGACCCATTACCACAGGTAAATGGCGAAATAAATGCATTACATGCTGTTTGATTTCCCGGACAGAGCTTGAAGTTAACATCAAAAAATTGGGAAAAGCAATTTGTAATAATTAGTAGAAAT
The Niastella koreensis GR20-10 genome window above contains:
- a CDS encoding T9SS type A sorting domain-containing protein — translated: MKKFNILIIFLLIITNCFSQFFDVNFKLCPGNQTACNAFISPFTCGNGSIQTMYGAPKLMNYTWDNSGTPTVNQVVKLTGTKSEVNGVKVDVDEGFEFEYIFKPNRNYLISVTVSGLKDNNGTNVIAGGEVILGSQYSTQNTNGCSPDQFDFQKNNGTVVLSFTPTSYSPTTYQANYITTNVNLSKVKVRCRNTLDPNPPIPNNPAVNNSYLLIYSVSIQEGTTQSTDNLCNDRNVTIGFDIDWDFANPPSGPYWAATMGSYYSTTVVSNIHISNGMYRIVSNNNIFLKPGFHGSVGTNGIIRASIGRCKDGEPLRVATNQNVNNRPIDSTFYNKVVLFPNPARTELNVLLKENIMINQIFVTDNLGRKIRTKTLKTTPNKITVDVSSLNNGVYFLSFMSKSSLQTYKFIVNK